CGGGTGTGAGTCCTTGCTTCAAAGCTTCTTCTTGCGGATCGTAGCCATATTTAATAAAAGAACCTTCCGTACCATGTAAAATGAAACGCGAACACTGCTCCTTGACTAGCATACTCGCCTTCAAAGTCACCTTCAAATTGTCGTAATGCAGTATTAGCTCAAAATTATCGTCTGCCTTGCCAAAATCTCTTTGAATTCTGATGTCCGACGCGATCGCTTGTGGTAAGCCAAATAGAACCTGCGCTTGGTCTATCAAGTGCGAGCCGAGGTCGAACAAAACTCCACTCCCGTTCCCTTCATCTTCCCTCCAGGCATTCGGCTTCACGTAATTTCTGAAGCGATCGTAATGGGATTCATATTCGACTAAACGTCCTAAAAGCTGACTATCTAACAACCGCTTCACTGTGAGAAAATCACCATCCCACCTCCGGTTGTGATGAACGCTAACGATCTTGTTTTGCTGACGCGCCAAATCGATCAATTGCTGTGCTTGGTTCGAGTTAACAGTAAAAGGCTTTTCCACTACGACGTGTTTATTTGCTAGTAAAGACTGGCGTGCTAGCTCGAAATGAGAGATATTTGGAGTCGTAATCACGACCAAAGCTATTTCTGCATCATGCAAGAGTGTCGTGGTATCGCGCACGACTTCCACCCCAGGATAATCTTGACTAGATTGATTCCCATGTCGTTCGACCACCTTTTTCAGTTGAAGATGGGGAATTGACTGAATAATTGGCGCGTGAAACACGCGAGCTGCCATGCCATAACCAACCAGTCCCACGCCAAGTTGCTCTACCATTTTTTCTCCAGCATGACTCGATCCTATGGTTAATAGTAAAGCTACAAGAGTAGAGATTTTTAGTCTATGGGAAATCCGTTTTGTTCTTTTCCACAATGACATGAACCTAGTACCAGCATGGCGATGTCCTGAGCTAACTCGATCGACGAGCGGGTAGATTTTCTGGAATCTGGCGTGAAGTTCGTGAAGCTATCTACATAACAACAGCTCAATTCTAAATTTAAATCTCTATGTTTAAGCTGGGGTGCAATTCTAAACTGCGCCCCTTATTATTTGCGAAGCGCGAAGCACAAACTTGGAGTGTCTGCTGTTTTCGCGTTTCGGTGCTAGTATATTTCCTACTATGGTTATGGGTGGAGTGTATGGACGCGATCGCAACGCTGACGCAACGCTGACGCAACGCTGACGCAACGTTGACGCAATTGCTTGCCCTTTTCTTTCGGAATCTTGAACCCTAGCTGCTTCAACCAAGAGCAAGAGCTGTATCGCATTTGCTTTCTAGTTGCATAGCTGCTACTTCAATGGGATTTCTATGGTGTGCTTGCTGCTTTTGGGTGCGATATTGCTCAAGCGGGTAAACTATCTGAAGATCGCCCAACCCCCACGCCTCTCGGGAGCAAGAGTTCTACCCGTTGTTAGGGAGGCTAGCAGGGATCTCAACTTTAACCAAGAAGTCTTGGGTTTCGACCTACTCAGGACGATCGATCCAGTTAACCAAAATAGCCAATGGAATCATCGGTAAAGCAGGCAACAAACAAATTAACCACTGATTTAAATTCAATGGTGCGGTCGCAAATAAGTTATTCATCACGCTCCATTGACTGAAAACAATCTGCAACACAACTGCGGCAAGAATACCCAGCGCGATCGCCTTTGTCCCACCAATTGAAACTCTTCTACCACGGATTCTCAGCGCGATCGCTTTCCCTAAATGGCTGATACTCAACAAATA
This genomic stretch from Scytonema millei VB511283 harbors:
- a CDS encoding oxidoreductase, which translates into the protein MVEQLGVGLVGYGMAARVFHAPIIQSIPHLQLKKVVERHGNQSSQDYPGVEVVRDTTTLLHDAEIALVVITTPNISHFELARQSLLANKHVVVEKPFTVNSNQAQQLIDLARQQNKIVSVHHNRRWDGDFLTVKRLLDSQLLGRLVEYESHYDRFRNYVKPNAWREDEGNGSGVLFDLGSHLIDQAQVLFGLPQAIASDIRIQRDFGKADDNFELILHYDNLKVTLKASMLVKEQCSRFILHGTEGSFIKYGYDPQEEALKQGLTPAEPNWGEEPREKWGTLRTQISGLQVEGQIETLAGCYQAYYQNIADTIGDRAELSVKPEEARNTIRIIELAMQSNKEKCTVPFSL